TCCGCTGTCGGACAATACGGCTGGTTTTTACTGCAACAGGCACTTGTTGTAGCCCTTGTCGGAGGCGCTGAGACTCTCCTTACAGCCAATGCGCTCGACAGGATGCTGCCTGGACACAAGAGTAAATACGATCAAGAACTAATCGCCCAAGGAGTAGGTAATACTATTTGTGGTGCAATTGGTGCCTTACCCGTAGCCTCTGTCATCGTCCGCAGCTCAGTTAACGTGAAAGCCGGCGCTCAAACTAAAGCATCCACGATTCTACATGGCGTTTGGCTCTTGCTCTTCACATTGTGCTTTCCAAAGCTGCTCAGCCTTATTCCAGCCGCCTCTCTTGCCGCCATCTTAGTTTATGCAGGTTACAAGCTTATAGATATCCGAGCGGTAAATCGAATTGCCGACCATGGGCGTTCTGAATTACTTATCTTCAGTGTTACAACACTTGCGATCTTAACAACAGATCTTCTGACTGGTGTACTTTTGGGAGTAGCAATGAGCGCGGCAAAACTTCTGTACGTGTTCTGCAAGCTTGATATCGTTAAGACACAAACCAACGGACGCATCACACTCCAACTGATTGGTGCTGCTACTTTTTTGAGCTTGCCAAAACTTTCTGACGTTCTCGAAAATCTGCCCTTAGATACCGAGCTTCACGTCGATTTCTCTCGCTTGGCGTACATCGATCACGCCTCGCTCGACCTTCTTATGAAATGGGAAGAGCAATACAAAAGTGAAGGAGGCACACTTACAATCGATTGGGGTTCGCTTCAAGCGAAATTCAACTCAAAAACACCGCCTGTATCAACAGCTGAACAAGCAACGGACACATTTCCAAATGTTACTAAGGGTTAACTCACCCAGATGGCACCCGCGAAGAGACTCGAACTCGCGACACCCTCGGCAGGACCAAAAACACCATTGCTTCTCTCTTCATTTGCAATTCACGCCGGCGAGTGGTAGGTTTGATGAATGTCTATTTGGTTTTCATCCGATCATCACTTCGGACACGCAAACATCATCAAATATTGCGCTCGCCCATTCAATAATACCCATGAGATGAATGTGGCGATGGAAGCTGCTTGGAACCGAGTTGTCCAGCCGGAAGATATTGTTTATTACATTGGTGATTTTGCCATGAACATGCATTTTGTGCCGTCGTGGTCAGGCAGGTTGCACGGCAGGAAAATTCTCATTGCCGGCAACCACGATAAATGCTGGAAGAAGCTAATTGGTACGCGCTGAGGCGGAAGAAAAGCAACCAGAATTCTTTGCCATTCAAGTAAAGGAAAAGTTTGGCGGACTCCGCTTCTATCTAAGTGGAACCACAAAGGAAATGCTGGATGCAACTCAGGAAGCGCAAAGATGCAGTTATGAGATCTGCGAAAAATGTGGGGCTGCGGGTTGCCTGCGCGAAGGCAATTGGTTGAGAGTGTTATGTGATAGCTGTACCGGGAAAGCTGCGTAAATGAATTGAATCGAGTAACGGAGCAACTCAATTCTACTTTAGCTTCTTCTGCTTTCTAATTTTTACAATCCTACCACTACCACCGGTGCCACCATTTCCGCTGTCGCCACCAATGCCACTCAGCTTGGAAGCATTGCCACCTGGACCGCTATCGCCTCCGGCACCGCCGGGGATATGGCAAGAACCGTTTGCTCCATTCCCCCCATCGCCACCGCTCCCTCCATGCCCTCCTGGTTCATTTGCATCTCCGCCGGGACCACCTTTCCCACCAGTCTGTCCAGCACTGAAAGCATTACCGCCGGTGCCACCTTTTCCGCCTTTGGTACCTCCTAGTCCGCCTGGTCCGCCTTTTCCTGGCACCATCGTTGGGGTACCTGGTCCGCCATTACCTCCTGGTCCTCCTCTCAAGAACCCTCCACCACCTCTGCCACCATTTTGTCCAGGACAACCATCCCCACCACGGCCTCCTTCTCCCATTCGGGCAGGATGTGGATATGGGCTATAAACCAGTTTGTTGCCAACTCGAGCGTAATTGTCGAGGACCCAGTCGTTACCAACCGGCTTGAACTCGATCAGGGTGCGTTCCGGCGTACTCAATGGCGACTGAGCATAAACTAGTTGTCTGGTACGTTTATCTGCTTTTGTGAAAACCAAATAGGGGGCGTTGTCCGGGGACAAAGTCTTCTTTAATTCACCGATAGTGAAGGCGACTTGCATAGGTGTGGAATATACAGGAAACGTTTTCGATGTGCACAAACAAGTGATGTCAGACGTCATCATCCAAATTGGCACTTCGTTTAGCGACCCATCTGTAACAAGATGTGGAGCTACTTCCGCCTCTTCGGCGAAGAACCTGACCACACATGGAAATAATTTTGCTTCCGCTCTCAGGCTGAAAAATGCGGACGTTAGTATCAATCCCAAAACAATAATCAAAAAACGTTTTTCATCAATAAGGAACATGAGAAGTAGTTATTCCTCTGATCACTCAATTAGAACGGCATCGCCACCGTCTCCGCCTTTTCCAGAAGAACCATTCATTAAACCACCGGTCCCGGGCTTGGCAGCATTACCACCTGCACCACCAATGTTTTCACCGTCAATTTTGATTGTAGTTTCTGAAATACCCGTTTGTGAGGTTTTCTTTGACTTACTGAGTAAGACATCTCCGCGCTTTACATGAACAGCTTTGCCGCCATTACCTGGTTGTGCGCCTTCGCCTCCAGAACCGCCTATGTTTCGTCCAGAAATTTGAATAGTCAATCGCTGGCTGTCTTGGTCCGATAGGGGAGTCATATAGTCAGCCCTTCGCACTGCTTTCGAGCTTACGTCGGACTGATCGGATGAGCTTGTGGCGACGCGTGACGAGGCTAGTGGTATCACATTATTTATTATGGTCGGATTGGCTGATTGTGTTACCGTAACGGCAGGAGTTTCTTTTGCTCCAATTGATGGACACACAAACTTGATCCAGGATTGTGTTTCAGCCGGATGAGTAAAGAGAAAACTACCTAAAGCAACAAATGCGGTTAGCACAAATCCAAGCAATCCTTGTTTGACTAACTTGTTACTGTTGCTGCTGGTCTTTTTCTTATTCTTGTTCATATTGATCCTCTTGCTTATGGCTGGCAAAATTTGAGGCAAGCCACTACGGTATTCGTCTCCAAAGTTTGCTGTTTCGATCTAATATCTCGACAAAGCTTGTCCCTTTTAGCAGTCCGGTCCAGATTACTAGGTTGACTTGACCGACAACTTGAGCAGAGGGAAATCTGATTGCTTGAAAGCGGTCTGTTGCAAAGGCAGCTTCGGCAAGCAAATGAGTAGGAACCACATCGCTGTTCAACATTTGCATTTGCCAGGATGAAGTTAACTCCGTCAAATCGGTACCAAGGAGTTGCTGAATGTTCTGCTGTGTAATGTCTAGAACATTTTCCAGGCTCACTTGAATCGGCAAAGCTACCAATGGGGACAGAGTTGATTCATTGGTTATTGTCGAAAACAGTCCTCTAGCCTCAGAAAGCGCAGTCTGCTCGGTTTCTGAAACATATAGGCAATCGGGTCCACCTGGCGGCGTGTATCTCTGCCCCTTCTCTCTCGCTCCTCCAGACCAAAGTGCATTCGGTGGATTCCTGCTCATAAGCGCGTCAAAATTAACCGCACGAAAAACCATGCCAGTAATCGACTGGATGGGAAGTGATTGCAGAACATCGGAAAGGATTT
The Candidatus Obscuribacterales bacterium DNA segment above includes these coding regions:
- a CDS encoding STAS domain-containing protein, producing the protein MKLDLRQYHCVQDLLPSLVVFLVALPLCMGVAIASGMPPAAGLIAGIIGGIAVGMTSSSPFQVSGPTVGLAMIVWDIVNQHGVGALGLVVFFAGLLQLCFGALRLGRVFRAISPAVVQGMISGIGLLILVSQFHLMLDDKPKGSGLANLIALPELLFKVLTFNDGVHEAAALIGLLTIATILIWEKLPIEKLRSAFPPTLLAIILSTAAATALGLNVLRVQLPDSIWLALKPLELSAVGQYGWFLLQQALVVALVGGAETLLTANALDRMLPGHKSKYDQELIAQGVGNTICGAIGALPVASVIVRSSVNVKAGAQTKASTILHGVWLLLFTLCFPKLLSLIPAASLAAILVYAGYKLIDIRAVNRIADHGRSELLIFSVTTLAILTTDLLTGVLLGVAMSAAKLLYVFCKLDIVKTQTNGRITLQLIGAATFLSLPKLSDVLENLPLDTELHVDFSRLAYIDHASLDLLMKWEEQYKSEGGTLTIDWGSLQAKFNSKTPPVSTAEQATDTFPNVTKG
- a CDS encoding RES family NAD+ phosphorylase, whose protein sequence is MHSPQILSDVLQSLPIQSITGMVFRAVNFDALMSRNPPNALWSGGAREKGQRYTPPGGPDCLYVSETEQTALSEARGLFSTITNESTLSPLVALPIQVSLENVLDITQQNIQQLLGTDLTELTSSWQMQMLNSDVVPTHLLAEAAFATDRFQAIRFPSAQVVGQVNLVIWTGLLKGTSFVEILDRNSKLWRRIP